One window from the genome of Echinicola vietnamensis DSM 17526 encodes:
- the secA gene encoding preprotein translocase subunit SecA → MLDFIAKGLTKVFGTKSDRDIKELYPFVGKINTAFDQLSSITDEELRNKTIEIRGVVDSELKTFDDNIATLKAEIEALAPDKVHEKDALFNQIDKVEKDRNEALEVVLEKVLPEAFAVVKETARRFKENGKLVVKANDYDRELSAKKDNVEINGDDAIWHNQWLAAGTEITWDMLHYDVQLIGGIALHKGKISEMATGEGKTLVSTLPAYLNALAGRGVHIVTVNDYLAKRDSEWNAPLFEFHGLTVDCIDKYQPNSAGRRKAYNSDIVYGTNNEFGFDYLRDNMARNADDLVQGKHHFAMIDEVDSVLIDDARTPLIISGPVPRGDEHEFYEMKPRVSTLVDEQRKLIQGYLSTAKKLIGEGNQKEGGLALFRAYRGMPKYKPLIKYLSEPGIRVVLQKTENYYLQDNKRMMPEADEPLLFTIDEKSNTVDLTDNGIEVITKKNEDSSFFILPDIGTEIAEMEKDESIDDKEKLIRKEEIIKDYGVKAQRIHTVNQLLKAYCMFEKDTEYILVDGKVKIVDEQTGRVMEGRRYSDGLHQAIEAKENVKVEDATQTYATITLQNYFRMYHKLSGMTGTAETEAGEFWEIYKLDVVVIPTNKPIQRDDRDDKVYKTVREKFNAVVDEINELTEAGRPVLVGTTSVEISEVLSRMLTLKKIKHQVLNAKQHAKEAEVVAEAGKPGTVTIATNMAGRGTDIKLTPEAKKAGGLAIIGTERHESRRVDRQLRGRAGRQGDVGSSQFFVSLEDSLMRLFGSERIAKLMDRMGLEEGEVIQHSMISKSIERAQRKVEENNFGVRKRLLEYDDVMNSQREVVYKRRKNALMGERLELDILNVMYDVCEGIVEVAKSTEDMESLRMNIYSSLGIDYKFSEDDIKSKPAPVLSQELFDASYKNYVAKNQRVTDRALPVLKDVYENRGATVKEIMVPITDGIKQIGVVCNLQSTLDNEGRDLIRAIEKNVTLAIIDQNWKEHLRDMDDLKQSVQNAVYEQKDPLLIYKFEAFEMFKRFVGKLNEDVISFLAKAELPKQNPDQVRAAQAQQQPEPKVQASKEEANSTLNPHANRAAQAAAAANRGAQKQAVAPRKSEKAYGRNDRVSVQYTDGNVKKDVKYKSVEQDITSGKCVVIED, encoded by the coding sequence ATGTTAGATTTTATCGCAAAAGGGCTGACCAAGGTTTTCGGAACCAAGTCAGACCGAGATATAAAAGAATTATACCCTTTCGTAGGAAAGATCAATACCGCTTTTGACCAACTTTCTTCGATCACGGACGAGGAGTTACGAAACAAAACCATTGAAATCAGGGGAGTGGTCGATTCGGAATTAAAGACCTTTGATGATAACATCGCCACGCTCAAAGCGGAGATAGAAGCATTGGCACCGGACAAAGTGCATGAAAAAGATGCCCTTTTCAATCAGATAGACAAAGTAGAAAAAGACCGTAACGAAGCCTTGGAAGTGGTACTTGAAAAAGTATTGCCTGAGGCTTTTGCTGTCGTTAAAGAAACCGCCAGAAGGTTTAAAGAAAATGGCAAGCTGGTCGTCAAGGCCAATGACTATGACCGTGAGCTTTCGGCCAAAAAGGACAATGTGGAAATCAACGGTGATGACGCGATCTGGCACAACCAATGGCTGGCAGCAGGAACCGAAATCACTTGGGACATGCTCCACTATGATGTGCAGCTAATCGGTGGTATTGCCCTTCACAAAGGAAAAATTTCCGAAATGGCCACCGGGGAAGGTAAAACCCTCGTGTCCACCCTTCCGGCCTACTTGAATGCCCTTGCTGGCCGGGGAGTACACATCGTGACTGTAAACGATTACCTTGCCAAAAGGGACAGCGAATGGAACGCTCCCTTGTTTGAATTTCATGGCCTGACCGTAGACTGTATCGATAAGTACCAGCCAAACTCCGCCGGAAGACGAAAGGCTTATAATTCAGACATCGTTTACGGAACCAATAATGAATTTGGCTTTGACTACCTACGGGACAATATGGCGCGAAATGCAGACGACCTGGTCCAAGGCAAGCATCACTTTGCCATGATCGATGAGGTCGATTCCGTATTGATCGATGATGCCAGAACTCCCTTGATCATCTCTGGGCCTGTCCCAAGAGGCGATGAGCATGAGTTTTACGAGATGAAGCCAAGGGTTTCCACCTTGGTGGACGAGCAACGGAAATTGATCCAAGGCTACCTTTCCACGGCCAAAAAACTGATCGGAGAAGGCAACCAAAAAGAAGGTGGACTGGCACTGTTTCGGGCTTACCGTGGCATGCCCAAGTACAAGCCTTTGATCAAATACCTGTCCGAGCCAGGAATAAGGGTAGTGCTCCAAAAAACAGAAAACTATTACCTTCAGGACAACAAGCGAATGATGCCGGAAGCGGACGAACCGCTGTTGTTTACCATTGACGAAAAATCCAACACGGTGGATCTCACAGATAATGGTATTGAGGTAATTACCAAGAAAAATGAAGATTCCAGCTTCTTTATCCTTCCTGACATCGGTACGGAAATCGCCGAAATGGAAAAGGATGAGAGCATAGACGATAAAGAAAAGCTCATTCGCAAAGAGGAGATCATCAAGGATTACGGGGTCAAGGCTCAGCGTATCCATACGGTCAACCAGTTGCTGAAGGCATACTGCATGTTTGAAAAAGACACGGAGTACATCCTGGTAGACGGCAAGGTAAAGATCGTCGATGAACAGACTGGTCGTGTCATGGAAGGCAGAAGGTATTCCGATGGACTACACCAAGCGATAGAAGCCAAGGAAAATGTGAAGGTAGAGGACGCCACCCAGACCTATGCCACCATTACCCTTCAGAATTATTTCCGGATGTACCATAAACTGTCCGGGATGACCGGTACAGCGGAGACCGAAGCCGGGGAGTTTTGGGAGATCTACAAATTGGATGTGGTGGTCATCCCGACCAACAAGCCTATCCAGCGTGATGACCGTGACGACAAAGTCTATAAAACCGTCAGGGAGAAATTTAACGCCGTAGTGGACGAAATCAATGAGCTGACCGAAGCTGGGAGACCGGTACTGGTGGGTACGACCTCTGTGGAAATATCCGAGGTTCTCAGCCGTATGCTGACCCTCAAAAAGATCAAGCACCAAGTATTGAATGCCAAGCAGCACGCCAAGGAAGCCGAAGTCGTCGCAGAGGCAGGTAAGCCAGGTACCGTGACCATCGCCACCAACATGGCCGGTCGTGGAACGGATATCAAGCTGACTCCTGAGGCCAAAAAGGCCGGTGGCCTTGCCATCATCGGTACCGAACGCCACGAATCCAGACGGGTGGACCGGCAGCTCCGTGGTCGTGCAGGCCGCCAAGGAGATGTGGGCTCCTCACAGTTTTTCGTTTCACTTGAAGATAGCTTGATGCGTCTCTTTGGCTCAGAACGGATTGCCAAACTGATGGACCGAATGGGACTGGAAGAAGGAGAAGTGATCCAGCATTCGATGATTTCCAAATCCATCGAAAGGGCTCAACGCAAGGTTGAGGAAAACAACTTTGGTGTTCGTAAACGCTTGCTGGAGTACGATGATGTCATGAACTCACAAAGGGAGGTCGTTTACAAGCGCCGTAAAAATGCCCTGATGGGCGAAAGGCTTGAGCTGGACATCCTGAATGTGATGTACGACGTCTGCGAGGGCATCGTCGAAGTGGCCAAGTCCACCGAAGACATGGAAAGCCTCCGCATGAACATCTATAGCTCTTTGGGCATTGACTACAAATTCAGCGAGGATGACATCAAGTCCAAGCCAGCCCCTGTCCTAAGCCAGGAATTGTTTGATGCTTCTTATAAAAACTACGTGGCCAAAAACCAACGTGTCACTGACCGGGCCCTGCCTGTTCTCAAGGACGTCTACGAAAACAGAGGAGCCACTGTAAAGGAAATCATGGTGCCCATCACTGATGGTATCAAACAAATCGGCGTGGTGTGTAACCTGCAATCCACCCTTGATAATGAGGGGCGTGATTTGATTCGGGCCATCGAAAAAAATGTCACCCTTGCCATCATCGACCAAAACTGGAAAGAACACCTTCGCGATATGGACGACCTGAAGCAGTCTGTTCAGAATGCGGTATACGAGCAAAAAGATCCATTACTGATCTACAAATTCGAGGCTTTTGAAATGTTCAAACGCTTTGTGGGCAAGCTAAATGAGGACGTCATTTCCTTCCTTGCCAAGGCAGAGCTTCCCAAGCAAAATCCCGATCAGGTGAGGGCTGCTCAAGCGCAACAGCAACCAGAACCAAAAGTCCAAGCATCAAAAGAGGAAGCCAATAGCACCTTGAATCCCCATGCCAACAGGGCTGCTCAGGCTGCCGCTGCGGCTAACAGAGGGGCTCAAAAACAAGCGGTAGCTCCTCGCAAGTCTGAAAAAGCCTATGGCCGAAACGACCGGGTTTCGGTGCAGTACACCGATGGAAACGTGAAAAAAGACGTGAAATACAAAAGTGTTGAGCAGGATATCACTTCTGGCAAGTGTGTTGTTATAGAAGATTAA
- the dapF gene encoding diaminopimelate epimerase: MEISFYKYQGTGNDFVMIDDRSAHFDEKNLKLVSQLCDRKFGIGADGLILIRNKEGYDFEMIYYNADGSQSMCGNGARCAVAFSSFLGIVTEEAHFLAIDGPHDARIEDGNIALGMGDVTAIERVDDDFYVNTGSPHHVRFVKDVENYPVVDTGASIRYSDHYTPKGTNVNFVSTLAEDHIYVRTYERGVEDETLSCGTGVTACALIYGDQKGIDHIKIKALGGNLAVKFKALPDGRFTNILLIGPAQQVFKGTITV, translated from the coding sequence ATGGAAATATCATTTTATAAGTATCAGGGCACCGGGAATGATTTCGTGATGATCGATGATCGATCTGCTCATTTTGATGAAAAAAACCTGAAACTTGTCAGCCAGCTTTGTGATCGAAAATTCGGGATTGGAGCAGATGGACTCATCCTCATTCGCAACAAAGAAGGATACGATTTTGAAATGATTTACTACAATGCGGATGGCTCTCAGAGCATGTGTGGCAATGGGGCCCGCTGTGCCGTGGCTTTCTCCAGTTTTCTGGGAATCGTCACCGAGGAGGCACATTTTCTGGCCATCGACGGCCCTCATGACGCACGAATAGAAGATGGAAATATCGCGCTGGGCATGGGAGATGTCACTGCCATAGAACGTGTTGATGACGACTTTTACGTCAATACCGGCTCTCCCCATCATGTCCGGTTTGTGAAAGATGTCGAAAACTATCCTGTCGTGGACACTGGCGCATCCATCCGCTACAGCGATCATTATACACCAAAAGGCACCAATGTCAACTTTGTATCCACCTTGGCCGAAGACCATATATATGTCCGCACTTACGAGCGAGGCGTAGAAGATGAAACCCTTTCCTGCGGAACGGGCGTCACGGCCTGTGCTTTGATTTATGGTGATCAAAAAGGAATCGATCATATAAAAATCAAGGCTTTGGGTGGAAATCTTGCCGTTAAATTCAAGGCCTTGCCGGACGGAAGGTTTACAAACATCCTATTGATAGGACCAGCCCAGCAGGTATTTAAAGGCACCATCACGGTGTGA
- a CDS encoding superoxide dismutase, whose protein sequence is MKKSSFNPSRRTFITQSTKATLAVGIGSSALGSAFLTACGASKEEEEKAVQLSTGFSQAGLTYDYGALEPNIDATTMEIHYTKHAAGYARKLKAACEEEGVDMSKPLEEVLMNVSNYSTAMRNNGGGHYNHELFWSIMSPEGGGKPEGELASAIDKAFGSFDAFVEKFEGEAKGRFGSGWAWLVLDANKKLKVGSTPNQDNPLMDVSDLQGIPLMGIDVWEHAYYLHYQNERGKYVSNWWNVVNWAAVQERYVAIV, encoded by the coding sequence ATGAAAAAGTCTTCATTTAATCCTTCTAGAAGGACTTTTATAACACAAAGTACTAAAGCCACATTGGCAGTGGGAATTGGTAGCAGTGCATTGGGTTCTGCATTCCTGACGGCTTGTGGTGCCTCCAAAGAAGAGGAAGAGAAAGCAGTGCAGCTAAGTACTGGCTTTTCCCAAGCGGGGTTGACCTATGATTATGGCGCGCTGGAGCCAAATATCGACGCTACCACCATGGAAATCCACTATACCAAACATGCTGCAGGATATGCTAGGAAGCTGAAAGCAGCCTGTGAAGAAGAAGGAGTGGACATGAGTAAGCCGTTGGAGGAAGTCCTGATGAATGTCTCAAACTACAGTACGGCCATGCGAAATAATGGTGGCGGGCACTATAATCACGAGCTTTTCTGGAGCATCATGTCACCTGAAGGAGGCGGTAAGCCAGAAGGTGAGCTGGCCTCGGCCATTGATAAAGCATTCGGCAGTTTTGATGCATTTGTGGAGAAGTTTGAAGGCGAGGCAAAAGGAAGGTTTGGTTCTGGATGGGCTTGGTTGGTCTTGGATGCCAATAAAAAGCTGAAAGTAGGTTCCACCCCAAACCAGGACAATCCGCTGATGGATGTTTCCGATCTGCAGGGAATTCCCTTGATGGGAATTGATGTGTGGGAACATGCCTATTACCTCCACTACCAAAATGAAAGAGGAAAATATGTGTCCAATTGGTGGAATGTAGTAAACTGGGCAGCCGTACAAGAGCGCTATGTTGCCATTGTTTAG
- a CDS encoding nucleoside triphosphate pyrophosphohydrolase family protein — MKDPKTLSAVAAFHQTFKHPILDKPSIPDEKRSKLRVSLIAEELKELEEAIQNEDLVEVADALCDIQYVLAGAVLEFGLADKFKALFDEVQRSNMSKACKSIEEAEATVSHYQGQGVDCFYEQEGDRYLVFRKEDHKTLKSINYSPADLKGILTE; from the coding sequence ATGAAAGATCCCAAGACCCTTAGTGCGGTAGCAGCATTTCACCAAACCTTTAAGCATCCTATCTTGGATAAACCATCCATTCCAGACGAAAAAAGAAGCAAGCTCAGGGTTTCTTTGATAGCAGAAGAACTGAAGGAATTGGAAGAAGCCATCCAAAATGAGGATCTCGTAGAGGTAGCGGATGCGTTATGTGACATACAGTATGTATTGGCAGGCGCGGTGCTCGAATTTGGCTTGGCAGATAAGTTTAAAGCCCTTTTTGATGAAGTACAGCGTTCTAATATGAGCAAAGCCTGTAAATCGATCGAAGAAGCCGAAGCCACCGTTTCCCATTATCAAGGACAAGGTGTCGATTGTTTTTATGAGCAGGAGGGCGACCGTTATTTGGTATTCAGAAAAGAAGACCATAAAACACTAAAGTCGATCAATTACTCTCCCGCAGACCTAAAGGGTATCCTTACCGAGTAG
- a CDS encoding P1 family peptidase, which yields MAVPSKLLPVLAFALCIIFSGYGQQRARDYGFSFGVLAPGDGNAITDVAGVKVGHQTLLRGDSVRTGVTAILPHGGNVFQEKVPGAVYVGNGFGKLAGTTQVEELGNIETPIVLTNTLNVASGIEGVIDYTFLNPENDNVRSVNALVGETNDGYLNDIRGRHVQPSDVVAAIQSAQSGAVEEGNVGAGTGTVCFGFKGGIGTASRKLPAEMGGYTVGVLVQTNFGGVLQIDGFPVGKELGQYAFKNQLESADGSCMIVVATDAPIHARNLKRVAKRAMMGLAKTGGIASNGSGDYVVAFSTAKDLRIPYDSHGAERLTMEVVNNDYMSGLFLATIEATEEAIINSLFAAETMKGYQGHEVKALPIERVLEIKRHKGF from the coding sequence ATGGCTGTTCCTTCGAAATTGCTCCCAGTCTTGGCTTTTGCCTTGTGTATTATTTTTAGTGGTTATGGCCAGCAGCGGGCCAGGGATTATGGCTTTTCATTTGGCGTGCTCGCTCCAGGTGATGGGAATGCCATTACGGATGTGGCCGGCGTGAAAGTGGGCCATCAAACCCTGCTCAGAGGGGATAGTGTTCGGACAGGCGTTACGGCCATCTTGCCCCATGGCGGAAACGTCTTTCAGGAAAAGGTGCCGGGAGCAGTTTATGTCGGCAATGGTTTTGGGAAATTGGCTGGGACCACCCAGGTGGAGGAATTGGGGAATATCGAAACCCCTATCGTCCTGACCAATACCTTAAATGTGGCCTCGGGGATCGAAGGAGTGATCGATTATACATTTTTAAATCCCGAAAATGACAATGTCCGATCTGTGAATGCGCTGGTAGGAGAGACCAACGACGGCTACCTCAATGATATTCGCGGTCGGCATGTGCAGCCATCTGATGTAGTGGCAGCGATTCAGTCTGCCCAAAGCGGAGCCGTAGAAGAGGGCAACGTGGGCGCTGGCACCGGTACCGTTTGTTTTGGTTTTAAAGGTGGGATAGGCACGGCCTCCCGAAAGCTTCCGGCCGAAATGGGGGGCTACACGGTTGGGGTATTGGTGCAGACCAATTTTGGCGGAGTCCTTCAGATCGATGGGTTCCCCGTGGGAAAGGAACTTGGCCAATATGCCTTCAAAAATCAACTGGAATCTGCCGATGGTTCATGCATGATCGTCGTGGCTACCGATGCACCGATCCATGCGAGGAACTTGAAGCGAGTGGCAAAACGGGCCATGATGGGCTTGGCCAAAACCGGAGGGATCGCCTCTAATGGATCCGGGGATTACGTGGTGGCTTTTTCTACGGCAAAGGACCTGCGAATTCCTTATGATAGCCATGGAGCGGAACGGCTGACGATGGAAGTGGTGAACAATGACTATATGAGCGGACTTTTTTTAGCGACCATAGAGGCTACTGAAGAGGCCATTATCAACTCCCTGTTTGCTGCAGAAACCATGAAGGGCTACCAAGGCCATGAGGTCAAAGCGCTTCCCATTGAACGGGTGTTAGAGATAAAGCGTCACAAAGGTTTTTAA
- a CDS encoding winged helix-turn-helix domain-containing protein — translation MKELLKDLNKAFENKIRLGIMSALVVNDHLDFTALKDLLGVTDGNLASHLKNLEKHKYIRFKKEFLDRKPNTKYAATPEGIKAFEKHIKAIEQLLK, via the coding sequence GTGAAAGAGCTGTTAAAGGATCTTAATAAAGCCTTTGAAAATAAAATCAGGTTGGGGATAATGTCTGCTTTGGTGGTCAATGATCACCTGGACTTTACGGCATTAAAGGACCTTTTGGGGGTGACCGATGGGAATTTGGCCAGTCACTTGAAAAACTTGGAGAAGCATAAATATATCCGATTCAAAAAGGAATTTCTCGATCGTAAGCCGAATACCAAATATGCCGCTACGCCGGAAGGAATCAAGGCGTTTGAGAAGCATATTAAGGCAATTGAACAATTATTGAAATAA
- the creD gene encoding cell envelope integrity protein CreD, protein MKNENTYLEKLGAWISNSVSLKLLVITILVLLLLIPSSMIMDLISEREALNEQTKAEVSSKWANSQQVNGPVLTVPLLYEYHDKEEIREEIKYLYLLPEQLQVDGKITPETLRRGIYEVVVYTSHLVFAGDFQLQENFSRNNLKEIQYDKAFLTIGISDLRGIKEELVVNWGGEQLQVKPGSKIPALIHQGISVDLPHLDLMKGKKIPFSFALNLQGSRSMSFVPVGGTTEIQLTSPWSSPSFSGNFLPDQREVTNVGFTANWKVLQLNRNFPQFWVDESQGGNLQAAAFGVDLLFPVDNYQKSMRSAKYAVMTIVVTFLVFFLVEVLNKRKIHPFQYALVGLGLCLFYVLLVSITEHSDFNTAYAMATLGIVSMIVLYSLTVFKKKMLSLLLLAALAGAFGFLYVTLQLTDYALLMGSIGLTVMLAMTMYFTRNIDWYQLSIGKQEDK, encoded by the coding sequence ATGAAAAATGAAAACACGTATTTGGAAAAATTAGGTGCTTGGATCAGTAATTCCGTGAGTCTAAAATTATTGGTCATCACCATTTTGGTTTTACTGCTGCTGATTCCCTCGTCGATGATCATGGATTTAATTTCTGAGCGCGAAGCGCTCAATGAGCAAACCAAGGCTGAAGTGAGCTCAAAATGGGCCAATAGCCAGCAAGTGAACGGTCCGGTGCTGACCGTTCCACTGCTTTATGAATATCACGATAAGGAGGAGATCAGAGAAGAAATAAAGTACCTCTACTTACTCCCCGAGCAGCTGCAGGTAGATGGAAAAATCACTCCAGAAACCCTTCGCCGGGGGATTTATGAAGTAGTGGTGTATACATCCCATTTGGTATTTGCAGGAGACTTCCAGCTTCAAGAGAATTTTAGCCGGAATAACCTCAAGGAAATCCAATATGACAAAGCCTTTTTGACCATTGGAATATCCGATCTCAGGGGAATTAAGGAGGAGCTGGTGGTCAATTGGGGTGGTGAGCAACTGCAAGTGAAGCCGGGATCTAAGATTCCAGCGTTGATCCATCAGGGGATCTCGGTGGATTTGCCTCACCTGGACTTGATGAAAGGAAAGAAGATTCCTTTTTCCTTTGCGTTGAATTTGCAGGGGAGCCGTAGCATGTCGTTTGTTCCCGTGGGCGGGACGACCGAAATACAGCTGACATCGCCGTGGTCTTCACCTAGCTTTAGTGGTAATTTTCTGCCTGATCAGCGTGAAGTTACCAACGTTGGGTTTACGGCCAATTGGAAAGTGCTGCAGTTGAACCGGAATTTTCCGCAGTTTTGGGTGGATGAGTCCCAAGGAGGAAACCTTCAAGCAGCGGCATTTGGCGTGGATTTGTTATTTCCTGTTGACAATTACCAAAAGTCCATGCGATCTGCCAAGTACGCGGTGATGACCATTGTCGTTACTTTTCTGGTTTTCTTTTTGGTAGAAGTGCTCAATAAACGGAAGATTCATCCCTTCCAATATGCTTTGGTCGGCTTAGGGCTTTGTTTGTTCTATGTATTGCTGGTATCCATCACGGAGCATTCGGATTTCAATACGGCCTATGCCATGGCCACTTTGGGCATTGTGTCGATGATTGTGCTGTATTCACTGACCGTTTTCAAAAAGAAAATGCTGAGCTTACTCTTATTGGCAGCGTTAGCGGGGGCTTTTGGATTTTTATATGTGACCTTACAGTTGACTGATTATGCGCTGCTGATGGGAAGCATTGGCCTGACGGTGATGTTGGCCATGACCATGTATTTCACGCGGAATATTGATTGGTACCAATTGAGCATCGGAAAGCAAGAAGATAAGTGA
- a CDS encoding gluconate 2-dehydrogenase subunit 3 family protein, with translation MNRREAMKGVGLLFGSALSVSTLAVFQQGCTRSKEAVAGVFTDEDAQLMATIGDIIIPETPDSPGAKAVGIGAFMVKMLEDCYSQEDRENVSLALGYFESDKDFSALSPDEQVAAVSDLDGQVYAKSNELEDGLVRGYKIIKELTLFGYFSSEAGATQALRYELVPGRYDGCVDLKPGDKAWA, from the coding sequence ATGAATAGACGCGAAGCAATGAAGGGCGTGGGGCTGCTGTTTGGCAGTGCCCTATCGGTATCTACCCTTGCGGTGTTCCAGCAGGGCTGTACCCGCTCAAAAGAAGCCGTGGCAGGTGTTTTCACCGATGAAGATGCCCAGTTAATGGCCACGATCGGGGATATCATTATCCCTGAAACACCCGACTCTCCAGGGGCCAAAGCCGTGGGGATTGGTGCATTTATGGTAAAGATGCTGGAGGACTGTTATTCCCAAGAGGACCGGGAAAACGTCTCTTTGGCATTAGGTTATTTTGAATCGGATAAGGATTTTTCTGCGCTGTCACCTGATGAGCAGGTAGCCGCTGTAAGTGATCTGGATGGCCAAGTGTATGCCAAAAGTAACGAGCTAGAGGATGGACTCGTGCGGGGCTATAAAATCATCAAAGAGTTGACCCTTTTTGGATACTTTAGTTCGGAGGCAGGTGCCACTCAGGCGCTGCGTTACGAACTGGTGCCCGGCCGCTATGATGGCTGTGTCGATCTGAAGCCCGGAGACAAAGCCTGGGCATAA
- a CDS encoding GMC oxidoreductase, which translates to MNLNIKATKENTYDAIVVGSGISGGWAAKELCEKGLKTLVLERGKNVEHIKGYPTTNLNPWELDHRGWSTNESKEKHPIQSRCYAFGEDTQQFWVNDLENPYNEVKPFNWLRGYHVGGRSLMWGRQCYRLSDIDFEANAKDGYGVDWPVRYKDLAPWYTYVEKFAGISGQAEGLPQLPDSHFLPAMEMNCVEKHVAARVKEKFDDRIITIGRAAHATAALNGRGPCQYRNLCARGCPFGGYFSSNSATLPAAMQTGNMTLRPFSIVTEVLYDKETGKANGVRIMDAETKEYTEYYAKVVFLNASTLGTAWILLNSVSDAFPNGLGNGSEQVGHNLMDHHYGVGASGAIEGFGDKYYYGRRPNGIYVPRFRNISEATERPDYVRGFGYQGGAGRGRGQGGPAGVGADFKLSKTQPSEDWSFGIGSWGEHLPYYDNKVSLNHDKLDAYGLPTLDIDCEFKENEMAMRKDMRQSAVDILEAVGAKNINSYDSAPPPGHCIHEMGTARMGKDPKTSVLNGYNQMHEVPNVYITDGAFMASSACQNPSLTYMAFTARACDHAVKELKKQNL; encoded by the coding sequence ATGAATTTGAATATCAAAGCAACAAAAGAAAATACCTACGATGCGATCGTCGTGGGCTCCGGCATCAGTGGAGGCTGGGCAGCAAAAGAACTGTGTGAAAAGGGACTAAAAACCTTGGTGCTGGAACGCGGCAAGAATGTGGAACACATCAAGGGCTACCCCACCACAAACCTGAACCCTTGGGAACTCGATCACCGGGGATGGTCGACCAACGAAAGCAAGGAGAAGCATCCCATCCAAAGCCGCTGCTATGCCTTTGGAGAAGACACCCAACAGTTTTGGGTCAATGACCTGGAGAATCCATATAATGAAGTAAAGCCTTTCAATTGGCTCAGAGGCTACCACGTCGGAGGGAGGTCCCTGATGTGGGGAAGGCAGTGTTACCGCTTGAGTGATATTGACTTTGAAGCCAATGCTAAGGACGGATACGGTGTGGATTGGCCGGTGAGGTATAAGGACTTGGCACCGTGGTACACGTATGTGGAAAAATTTGCGGGGATCTCTGGCCAAGCGGAAGGTTTGCCGCAGTTACCGGACAGTCATTTTTTGCCTGCCATGGAGATGAACTGTGTAGAAAAGCATGTTGCCGCTCGGGTAAAGGAGAAATTTGACGACCGGATCATTACCATCGGCAGGGCGGCACATGCGACAGCTGCCTTAAACGGTCGGGGGCCATGCCAGTATCGAAATCTCTGTGCTAGGGGTTGCCCATTTGGAGGATACTTTAGCAGTAACTCAGCTACGCTTCCAGCCGCTATGCAAACCGGAAACATGACCCTTAGGCCTTTTTCCATTGTGACGGAAGTGCTCTATGACAAAGAAACTGGTAAGGCCAATGGTGTGCGCATCATGGATGCCGAAACCAAGGAATATACCGAATATTATGCGAAAGTAGTTTTCTTGAATGCTTCCACCTTGGGCACGGCTTGGATCCTGCTCAATTCCGTTTCGGATGCCTTTCCCAATGGGTTGGGGAATGGTAGTGAGCAGGTCGGGCATAACCTGATGGATCATCACTATGGTGTGGGGGCTTCCGGAGCCATTGAAGGTTTTGGAGATAAATATTATTATGGCCGCAGGCCAAACGGTATTTATGTACCCCGCTTTAGAAATATCAGTGAAGCCACTGAGCGACCGGATTATGTACGTGGGTTTGGTTACCAAGGAGGTGCCGGACGCGGACGCGGTCAAGGTGGTCCTGCTGGTGTGGGAGCAGATTTCAAACTGTCCAAAACCCAACCAAGTGAAGATTGGAGCTTTGGTATCGGGTCATGGGGTGAGCATTTGCCCTATTATGATAACAAGGTAAGCCTCAATCATGATAAGTTAGATGCTTATGGACTGCCCACATTGGACATCGACTGTGAGTTTAAGGAAAATGAAATGGCCATGCGTAAAGATATGCGCCAAAGTGCCGTGGATATCCTAGAGGCTGTCGGAGCTAAAAATATCAATTCATACGATAGTGCACCGCCTCCGGGCCATTGCATCCATGAAATGGGAACCGCCAGGATGGGCAAGGATCCGAAGACCTCAGTCCTGAACGGCTATAATCAAATGCATGAAGTGCCCAATGTCTATATCACAGATGGTGCTTTTATGGCATCTTCGGCCTGCCAAAATCCTTCCCTTACTTATATGGCTTTTACAGCCAGGGCCTGCGATCATGCGGTTAAGGAACTGAAGAAGCAGAATTTGTAA